From the Leptolyngbya sp. O-77 genome, one window contains:
- the glgP gene encoding alpha-glucan family phosphorylase, protein MKPIRTFNVTPALPPQLEPLRRIAYNLHWDWNYEATDLFRRLDRDLWETSKHNPVLMLGTISQTRLREVAEDDGFLAQMERVERQLDDYLRQPSWFRKRRSPKSATPNGKTPQAIAPDAGLTDCYAYFSAEFGLTSCLPIYSGGLGVLAGDHLKSASDLGLPLVGVGLLYQKGYFAQYLNADGWQQERYPINDFYNMPLHLERHPDGSEIRITVDYPGRQVYARIWRVQVGTVPLYLLDTNIEPNNQYDQDITDELYGGDLDLRIHQEMMLGIGGVRMLRALGLRPTAYHMNEGHSAFLALERIRLMIEEDGLTYEEAEQVAQASQVFTTHTPVPAGIDLFPADKIIYYLGHYAEKFGLAREQFLSLGRDNPGDLAAPFSMAILALKMASFVNGVSKLHGEVSRSMFATLWPALPLAEVPITSITNGVHARSCVAKSTQDLYDRYLGPSWNMAPASDPLWERVSNIPDEEFWRNHERCRSELVLFVRERLQQSLRDRGGSPIELSQTQDVLDPKVLTIGFARRFATYKRATLFMRDVERIKRIMLGLGDRFKSNHPVQFIIAGKAHPKDNPGKELIRQIVHFTREADIRHHIVFIPNYDIHVSRMMVAGCDIWLNTPRRPREASGTSGMKAAMNGLPNLSVLDGWWDEADYVRTGWAIGHGEDYDDPEEQDEVEANDLYDLLEQEIVPLFYDRDENDIPHGWIAKMKDAIRLNLPTFNTARMVAEYAERAYFPASDRARAMIANDYAPAKDLARWHHHLFEHWYDMKVDRVDVSSDGNVQVEQEILVTAYIRLGKLTSDDVQVELYLGAVDENGEIANGQPVVMDYAGADSENPETSVYRRAIAYRNSGFQGLSLRILPKHENLSSPYQPGLVLWA, encoded by the coding sequence ATGAAACCCATCCGCACCTTCAACGTCACCCCTGCCCTGCCGCCCCAGCTCGAACCGCTGCGGCGCATCGCCTACAACCTGCACTGGGACTGGAATTATGAAGCCACTGACCTGTTTCGACGGCTGGATCGGGATCTGTGGGAAACCAGCAAACACAACCCCGTGCTGATGCTGGGTACGATTAGCCAGACACGCCTGCGGGAGGTGGCCGAAGATGACGGATTTCTGGCACAGATGGAGCGTGTGGAGCGGCAGTTGGATGACTATTTGCGGCAGCCGAGCTGGTTTCGCAAGCGGCGATCGCCCAAATCTGCCACGCCCAACGGCAAAACGCCCCAGGCGATCGCCCCCGACGCTGGGCTAACCGACTGCTATGCCTACTTTTCGGCAGAATTTGGGCTGACTTCGTGCCTGCCGATCTACTCCGGCGGCTTGGGCGTGCTGGCGGGCGACCATTTGAAGTCTGCCAGCGACCTGGGTTTGCCCCTGGTGGGCGTGGGTCTGCTTTATCAAAAAGGCTACTTTGCCCAATACCTCAACGCCGACGGCTGGCAGCAGGAGCGCTACCCCATCAACGACTTTTACAATATGCCGCTACATCTGGAGCGTCACCCCGACGGCTCCGAGATTCGCATCACGGTAGACTACCCCGGCCGCCAGGTCTACGCCCGCATCTGGCGCGTGCAGGTGGGTACGGTTCCCCTCTACCTGCTGGATACCAACATCGAGCCAAACAACCAATACGACCAGGACATCACCGACGAACTCTATGGCGGCGACCTGGACTTGCGGATTCATCAAGAGATGATGCTGGGCATTGGCGGCGTGCGGATGCTGCGGGCACTCGGCCTTAGACCCACTGCATATCACATGAACGAGGGGCACTCGGCGTTTTTGGCGCTGGAGCGGATTCGCCTGATGATTGAAGAAGACGGGCTGACCTACGAAGAAGCGGAACAGGTTGCTCAGGCGAGTCAGGTGTTCACCACACATACGCCCGTGCCCGCAGGCATCGACTTGTTTCCCGCCGACAAAATCATCTACTACCTGGGGCACTATGCCGAAAAGTTTGGGCTGGCGCGGGAGCAGTTTCTCTCGCTGGGACGCGACAATCCGGGCGATCTGGCGGCTCCCTTTAGTATGGCGATTTTGGCGCTCAAGATGGCCTCATTTGTCAACGGCGTGAGTAAATTACACGGCGAGGTATCGCGGTCGATGTTTGCCACGCTGTGGCCGGCGCTGCCGTTGGCAGAAGTGCCGATTACCTCGATTACCAACGGGGTTCATGCCCGCAGTTGCGTGGCCAAGTCTACCCAAGATCTCTACGATCGCTACCTCGGCCCAAGCTGGAACATGGCTCCTGCCAGCGATCCCTTGTGGGAGCGGGTAAGCAACATTCCTGATGAGGAGTTTTGGCGAAACCACGAGCGCTGTCGGTCGGAGCTGGTGCTGTTTGTGCGGGAGCGGTTGCAGCAGAGTTTGCGCGATCGCGGCGGTTCCCCAATCGAACTCAGCCAGACGCAAGACGTGCTAGACCCCAAAGTGTTGACCATTGGCTTTGCGCGGCGCTTTGCCACCTACAAGCGGGCGACGCTGTTTATGCGGGATGTGGAGCGGATCAAGCGGATTATGCTGGGGCTGGGCGATCGCTTCAAGTCCAACCATCCGGTGCAGTTCATCATTGCGGGCAAAGCCCACCCCAAAGACAATCCTGGGAAAGAACTCATCCGCCAAATTGTCCACTTTACTCGCGAGGCCGACATTCGCCACCACATCGTGTTTATTCCCAATTACGATATTCACGTTTCGCGGATGATGGTGGCGGGCTGCGACATCTGGCTAAACACGCCGCGCCGCCCGCGTGAAGCCTCTGGAACCAGCGGCATGAAGGCGGCAATGAACGGCTTGCCCAATCTCAGCGTGCTAGATGGTTGGTGGGATGAGGCAGACTACGTTCGCACAGGCTGGGCGATCGGGCATGGCGAAGATTACGACGACCCAGAGGAGCAGGACGAGGTAGAAGCAAATGATCTCTACGACCTGCTGGAGCAGGAGATCGTGCCGCTGTTCTATGACCGCGACGAAAACGACATTCCCCACGGCTGGATTGCCAAGATGAAGGACGCGATTCGGCTGAATTTGCCGACGTTCAACACGGCGCGGATGGTGGCGGAATATGCAGAGCGGGCCTATTTTCCGGCGAGCGATCGCGCTCGTGCCATGATTGCCAACGACTATGCCCCCGCCAAAGACCTGGCCCGCTGGCATCACCACCTGTTTGAACACTGGTACGACATGAAGGTTGATCGGGTAGACGTGTCTTCAGATGGAAACGTCCAGGTGGAGCAGGAAATTCTCGTCACCGCCTATATCCGACTGGGCAAATTGACTTCTGACGATGTGCAGGTGGAACTGTACCTGGGCGCAGTGGATGAAAACGGCGAGATCGCCAACGGGCAGCCTGTGGTGATGGATTATGCTGGGGCCGATTCCGAGAATCCTGAAACGAGTGTGTATCGGCGGGCGATCGCCTATCGCAACAGCGGCTTTCAGGGACTTTCGCTTCGCATCCTGCCCAAGCACGAAAACCTCAGCAGCCCCTATCAGCCGGGGTTGGTGCTTTGGGCGTAG
- a CDS encoding type II toxin-antitoxin system prevent-host-death family antitoxin, translating into MINVSNIYSLTDFKRNAKEFVERIRQTNSPLVLTVNGKAEVVVQDAKAFQEMVDRLRLAEAELQQIKLELLQRDLALGTAQLDQDEASDYDDASLPLLRETIRARGERRLKQARSDG; encoded by the coding sequence GTGATTAATGTAAGCAATATCTATTCGCTGACGGACTTCAAGCGTAATGCTAAAGAGTTTGTAGAGCGCATTCGCCAGACAAATTCTCCGCTCGTGCTGACGGTCAACGGCAAAGCAGAGGTCGTCGTGCAGGATGCTAAAGCATTTCAAGAAATGGTCGATCGGCTGCGATTGGCTGAGGCAGAATTGCAGCAAATCAAGCTAGAACTGCTTCAGCGCGACCTTGCGCTTGGAACAGCCCAACTTGACCAGGATGAAGCTTCAGACTATGACGACGCTTCTTTGCCCTTGCTGAGAGAAACAATTCGGGCGAGGGGAGAGCGCCGCCTCAAACAGGCTCGCAGCGATGGATGA
- a CDS encoding type II toxin-antitoxin system RelE/ParE family toxin, with protein sequence MNRYRLSRKAEQDLENIWVCTANRDPVAADLMLAKILDRLPMLAQFPAMGRSRDELLPNLRSFPIKPYVVFYRSTEKGLEIIRILHQSRDVARDVDTTL encoded by the coding sequence ATGAACCGCTACAGGCTGTCGCGCAAGGCAGAGCAGGATTTAGAAAACATTTGGGTTTGCACCGCCAACCGAGATCCAGTTGCGGCAGATCTGATGCTCGCAAAGATCCTCGATCGGTTGCCGATGCTGGCGCAGTTTCCAGCGATGGGGCGAAGCCGTGACGAACTGCTGCCCAATTTGCGGAGCTTTCCCATCAAGCCCTACGTTGTGTTCTATCGAAGCACCGAAAAAGGGTTGGAAATCATCCGAATCCTGCATCAATCTAGAGATGTAGCTAGAGATGTAGACACCACGCTTTAG
- a CDS encoding response regulator transcription factor produces MMSTILLVEDEEKLARFIQLELGCEGYQVNVAHDGLSGLTLARETPPDLAILDWMLPGMTGVELCRRLRSTGSKIPVILLTAKDEIGDRVTGLDAGADDYVVKPFSIEELLARVRAHLRRTQEPDPDALEFADLTLNRRTREVFRNGRLIELTAKEFDLLEHLMRRPKQVITRDRILEEVWGYDFMGDSNIIEVYIRYLRLKLEDQGDKRLIQTVRGVGYVLRD; encoded by the coding sequence ATCATGTCTACTATCCTCTTAGTTGAAGACGAAGAAAAGCTGGCTCGCTTCATTCAGCTAGAACTGGGCTGCGAGGGCTATCAGGTCAACGTCGCCCACGACGGCTTGAGCGGGCTGACGCTGGCGCGAGAAACGCCGCCCGACCTGGCAATTTTGGACTGGATGCTGCCGGGGATGACGGGAGTGGAGCTATGCCGCCGACTGCGCTCGACGGGCAGCAAGATTCCGGTGATTTTGCTGACGGCGAAGGACGAAATTGGCGATCGCGTGACGGGGCTGGATGCCGGAGCCGATGATTACGTCGTCAAACCCTTCAGCATTGAGGAACTGCTGGCCCGCGTCCGCGCCCACCTGCGCCGCACCCAGGAACCCGACCCCGACGCGCTGGAGTTTGCCGACCTGACGCTGAATCGCCGCACCCGCGAGGTGTTCCGCAATGGTCGCCTGATCGAACTCACCGCCAAGGAGTTTGACCTGCTGGAGCATCTCATGCGCCGACCCAAACAGGTGATCACGCGCGATCGCATTTTGGAAGAAGTGTGGGGCTACGACTTCATGGGCGATTCCAACATCATCGAAGTCTACATCCGCTACCTGCGCCTGAAGCTCGAAGACCAGGGCGACAAACGGCTGATCCAAACCGTGCGCGGCGTGGGCTATGTGCTGCGGGATTAA
- a CDS encoding sensor histidine kinase encodes MFSPADGANSQRPLRASLQMRLTLGAIAAIWGGLGLGMLWMSWRTERMFLADHRAKLSAVVQQMPDQEVAIAHGSASQSDLQDMVNRLSSASTWLWIRDNNGDILARSNNLQVSENQDALLELSETTPTPKILRLQGQFIIWCTYPLEHSGQIIGQLYVAQDVTRDYSMLQSVNRDLMMGTGMGVVTMSGLAAWLIWRSLSPLRQANQIAEAYSAGSTSISRLDPKQVPVEVQELVHTCNRLVDRLSQTAEQQRQFTNDVSHELRTPLSLVYGYLQSTLRRSPNLTEAQQEMLSMAVSETERTIELLQGLLELARTDSSAVLFNLEPVAIGDVVDDVIRMTEQFKQRSLKLETPSQPIVARADREHLLRVLVHLIDNAIQYSEPHQPISLTLSRRAPWALIQVRDRGCGIPKEDQARIFESFYRVDASRSRATGGVGLGLAIAKSLVEGMGGQISVESTLGVGSVFTVKLPLLE; translated from the coding sequence ATGTTTTCCCCGGCTGACGGAGCCAATTCTCAACGCCCGCTGCGAGCGTCTCTGCAAATGAGGCTGACGCTGGGGGCGATCGCCGCAATTTGGGGCGGGCTTGGGTTGGGGATGCTGTGGATGTCCTGGCGGACGGAGCGAATGTTTTTGGCAGATCACCGGGCTAAGCTGTCGGCCGTGGTGCAGCAGATGCCCGATCAGGAAGTGGCGATCGCCCACGGATCTGCCTCCCAGAGCGACTTGCAGGACATGGTGAATCGGCTGTCGTCGGCTAGTACGTGGCTGTGGATTCGAGATAACAATGGCGACATCTTAGCCCGCTCTAACAATCTTCAGGTTTCTGAAAACCAGGATGCGCTGCTGGAGCTGTCGGAAACAACCCCTACGCCCAAAATCCTGCGGCTACAGGGGCAGTTCATCATTTGGTGTACCTATCCGCTAGAGCATAGCGGGCAAATCATCGGGCAACTCTATGTCGCCCAGGACGTGACCCGCGACTACAGCATGTTGCAGTCGGTCAACCGCGACCTGATGATGGGCACAGGCATGGGGGTGGTGACGATGAGCGGGCTGGCGGCCTGGCTAATTTGGCGATCGCTCTCGCCGCTGCGGCAGGCAAACCAGATCGCCGAAGCCTACAGCGCTGGCAGCACCAGCATCTCTCGCCTCGACCCAAAGCAAGTGCCCGTGGAAGTGCAAGAGCTGGTTCACACCTGCAACCGACTGGTCGATCGCCTATCGCAAACCGCCGAACAGCAGCGCCAGTTTACCAACGACGTGTCGCACGAACTCCGCACGCCGCTGAGCCTGGTTTACGGCTATTTGCAAAGCACCCTCCGCCGCAGCCCCAACCTCACCGAGGCGCAGCAGGAGATGCTGTCGATGGCGGTTTCCGAAACCGAGCGCACCATCGAGCTGCTCCAGGGATTGCTAGAACTCGCCCGCACCGACAGCAGCGCCGTGCTGTTCAACCTGGAACCCGTGGCGATTGGCGATGTGGTAGACGACGTGATCCGCATGACGGAACAGTTCAAGCAGCGATCGCTGAAGCTGGAAACACCCAGCCAGCCGATTGTTGCCCGGGCCGACCGCGAACATCTGCTGCGCGTGTTGGTGCATTTGATAGACAACGCGATTCAGTATTCCGAACCCCACCAGCCCATCAGCTTGACGCTCAGCCGTCGAGCGCCCTGGGCGCTGATCCAGGTGCGCGATCGCGGCTGTGGCATCCCCAAAGAAGACCAGGCGCGAATTTTTGAATCCTTTTATCGCGTCGATGCCTCCCGCAGCCGGGCCACAGGCGGCGTGGGCCTGGGGCTGGCGATCGCCAAATCCCTCGTCGAAGGCATGGGCGGGCAGATTAGCGTCGAATCCACCCTTGGCGTGGGGAGCGTGTTTACGGTAAAGCTGCCGCTTTTGGAGTGA
- a CDS encoding cysteine desulfurase family protein, which produces MNERASTLPKPIYLDYHATTPTDPRVASLMLHYMTDEFGNASSTDHEWGDCAEAAIKQAAKEVADLIGASPREIIWTSGATESINLAIQGSLTPNPTKPHRIGLMPIEHKAVLDTCHALEKRGWAELIYLRVDSTGRLDLEHLEQVCAEGLSLLCVMAANNEIGNIYPVQKIGQISQHYGIPFLCDGSQAVGKIPIQFEEWGITYLAISAHKFYGPKGVGALAVRRGYHLEPLIFGGGHQQGMRSGTLNVSGIVGLGEACRLRSLEMEEDERAIAMKRDRLQDLLLEKIPNLVINGDPEHRLAGNLHISIPGIPNSAVIARVRSKLAISTGSACSSGVEEPSHVLRAMKLQDKVIDGALRIGIGKFSQDKEIDTAADFLIEAYEMTRQALYA; this is translated from the coding sequence ATGAACGAGCGAGCAAGCACCCTCCCCAAACCTATCTATCTGGACTATCACGCGACTACGCCTACAGATCCGCGAGTTGCCAGCTTAATGCTGCACTACATGACTGATGAGTTTGGAAATGCTAGCAGCACCGATCATGAGTGGGGCGATTGCGCTGAAGCTGCCATCAAGCAAGCTGCTAAAGAAGTTGCTGACCTCATAGGAGCCTCACCGAGGGAAATCATTTGGACATCTGGTGCGACCGAGAGCATCAATCTGGCAATTCAGGGAAGCCTAACCCCTAACCCAACGAAACCTCATCGAATTGGCTTAATGCCGATCGAACACAAAGCCGTCCTCGATACCTGCCATGCTTTAGAGAAGCGAGGTTGGGCTGAATTAATTTATCTCCGAGTAGATTCCACGGGCAGACTTGACTTGGAACATTTGGAACAAGTCTGCGCCGAGGGGCTGTCCCTGCTCTGTGTCATGGCGGCTAACAACGAGATTGGCAACATTTACCCTGTTCAAAAGATTGGGCAGATTTCCCAACACTACGGCATTCCTTTTCTATGTGACGGATCTCAGGCAGTCGGCAAGATTCCCATTCAGTTTGAGGAATGGGGCATCACCTACCTAGCAATCTCTGCTCACAAGTTCTATGGACCCAAGGGGGTTGGCGCACTAGCTGTTCGTAGAGGCTATCACCTGGAGCCGCTTATATTTGGTGGCGGTCATCAGCAAGGAATGCGATCGGGCACTCTCAACGTCTCTGGAATCGTTGGGTTGGGAGAAGCTTGTCGGTTGCGATCGCTGGAGATGGAAGAAGATGAGCGGGCGATTGCCATGAAGCGCGATCGACTTCAAGATCTGCTCCTAGAGAAGATCCCTAACCTAGTCATTAATGGAGATCCAGAGCATCGGCTGGCAGGAAATCTTCACATTTCAATTCCTGGTATTCCCAATAGTGCTGTCATCGCTAGAGTTCGTTCTAAATTAGCGATATCAACTGGATCAGCTTGTTCTTCCGGGGTGGAAGAACCTTCCCATGTGCTGCGTGCAATGAAGCTACAAGACAAAGTGATTGATGGGGCACTTCGTATTGGGATTGGTAAGTTTAGTCAGGATAAGGAGATTGACACAGCAGCAGACTTCTTAATAGAAGCCTATGAAATGACCCGTCAAGCTTTGTATGCTTAG